In a single window of the Candidatus Celerinatantimonas neptuna genome:
- the araQ_2 gene encoding L-arabinose transport system permease protein AraQ: MSRYVSLLKPPKLLKCSSKRIHIHIRFGASIRYVSLAGISLVMVFPFLWMLLGSLKSNSEIFASPLSLLPKHFRWENFVQTFHGAPFGLYIFNSFDVALLTTLIVLINSSLFAYALTRIEFRGRSLLFIVVMASYMLPGAVTYVPSYIVLAKLHLLDTHAGLIISNAASVFGVFYLRQVFKKIHPSLIEAARIDGAGELKILWAIVIPQCKSALMTLFLIIFITNYNSYMWPSLVITSADKNLIATGIRQYFIAQGDYGLNWSHIMAASTIAVVPLLMLFMVSQKTILSGIADNGVKE, from the coding sequence ATGAGCAGATACGTTTCATTACTTAAGCCCCCCAAACTTCTTAAATGCAGTTCGAAACGGATTCATATCCATATTAGGTTTGGTGCCTCAATTCGATATGTGTCTCTTGCGGGCATTAGTTTGGTGATGGTTTTCCCTTTTTTATGGATGTTATTAGGATCATTAAAGTCGAATAGTGAAATTTTTGCCAGCCCTTTATCGCTGTTACCGAAGCATTTTCGTTGGGAAAACTTTGTTCAGACATTTCATGGTGCGCCATTTGGACTGTATATTTTTAATAGTTTTGACGTGGCGCTGCTGACAACACTCATAGTCCTCATTAATTCTTCGTTGTTTGCTTATGCGTTAACCCGAATTGAATTTCGTGGCCGGAGTTTACTGTTTATTGTTGTGATGGCCAGTTATATGTTACCGGGAGCGGTAACTTATGTTCCCTCATATATTGTATTGGCCAAATTACATCTGTTGGATACTCATGCGGGATTGATTATTTCGAATGCAGCCAGTGTTTTTGGCGTTTTCTATTTACGGCAAGTTTTTAAGAAAATTCACCCTTCGTTAATTGAGGCTGCACGCATAGATGGTGCTGGTGAGTTGAAAATTCTTTGGGCTATTGTGATTCCGCAGTGTAAATCAGCTCTGATGACATTATTTTTGATCATTTTTATTACCAATTACAACAGTTATATGTGGCCGAGCCTTGTGATTACTTCAGCGGATAAAAACCTGATCGCAACAGGGATCCGTCAATATTTTATCGCTCAGGGAGACTATGGGCTTAATTGGTCTCACATTATGGCGGCAAGTACGATTGCTGTCGTTCCGTTGCTGATGCTTTTTATGGTCAGTCAAAAGACTATTTTATCTGGAATCGCCGATAATGGTGTTAAAGAGTAA
- the tpiA gene encoding Triosephosphate isomerase: MRTPLVMGNWKLNGNKASVEALVKGLIEPANAATNVQVAVCAPVIFLGQVEQLTAGSKLAYGSQDADIHTSGAFTGENSPVMLKEFGCTYSLVGHSERREYHNETDEVVATKFKAIQENNLIPVLCIGESLEQNEAGQTQAVVERQLKAVVDLCGVEAFNNAVIAYEPIWAIGTGKSATAEQAQAVHAGIRQWLAAQNAGVAEKVQILYGGSVKAATAKELFSQPDIDGGLVGGASLKAEEFAGIIAGA; encoded by the coding sequence ATGAGAACACCTCTGGTTATGGGTAACTGGAAGCTAAATGGTAATAAAGCCTCAGTTGAAGCACTGGTAAAAGGGTTAATCGAGCCTGCAAATGCTGCTACAAATGTTCAAGTTGCCGTCTGTGCTCCCGTTATTTTTCTAGGCCAGGTCGAACAACTGACTGCTGGTAGTAAACTCGCATATGGTTCTCAGGATGCCGATATTCACACATCTGGCGCATTTACCGGTGAAAATTCACCCGTCATGCTAAAAGAATTCGGTTGTACCTACAGCTTGGTTGGACACAGCGAACGTCGTGAATATCACAACGAAACAGACGAAGTTGTTGCAACTAAGTTCAAAGCAATCCAAGAAAATAATCTCATCCCTGTTTTATGCATCGGTGAAAGCCTGGAACAAAATGAAGCCGGTCAGACACAAGCCGTTGTTGAACGTCAGCTTAAGGCCGTCGTTGATCTTTGCGGTGTTGAAGCGTTCAACAATGCCGTCATTGCATATGAACCAATCTGGGCTATCGGTACAGGTAAATCAGCAACTGCAGAGCAGGCGCAGGCTGTTCATGCCGGTATTCGTCAGTGGTTAGCGGCACAAAATGCAGGTGTCGCTGAAAAAGTTCAGATCCTTTACGGTGGAAGTGTTAAAGCGGCAACCGCTAAAGAACTGTTCAGCCAGCCTGATATCGATGGCGGCTTAGTTGGCGGCGCATCACTCAAAGCCGAAGAATTTGCAGGCATCATCGCCGGGGCGTAA
- the msmX_1 gene encoding Oligosaccharides import ATP-binding protein MsmX encodes MAAVTMRRIEKVYSNGFKAVHGLDLHIDDGEFMVFVGPSGCAKSTTLRMIAGLESISAGELFIGGKTVNDLAPKDRGIAMVFQNYALYPHMTAYQNMAFGLKQLKLSSVDIKERINKVAETLDIAHLLQHKPSQMSGGQRQRVALGRAIVRKPDVFLFDEPLSNLDAKLRVSTRIGIAKLHQELKANGQQATMIYVTHDQVEAMTLGDRICVLDQGRIMQVDTPMNLYRYPANKFVAGFIGSPGMNFFSGVLECSDGIWFVVIGAYRLKLPLHVMRRLNGQAGQPIWFGIRPEHICIAPSGQNDMETCIDVVTVDVVEAMGNEQYIYFKWQGSSWIARANVGENLIGVGSQVAIHFEMKHVQIFDQASELSLLESTI; translated from the coding sequence ATGGCTGCAGTAACGATGCGCCGGATTGAGAAAGTTTATTCGAATGGTTTTAAAGCAGTTCATGGACTGGATCTGCATATTGATGATGGCGAATTTATGGTGTTTGTCGGGCCATCAGGTTGTGCAAAGTCAACGACACTCCGGATGATTGCCGGGCTCGAATCGATTTCGGCTGGCGAGTTATTCATTGGTGGAAAAACAGTGAATGATTTGGCCCCTAAAGACAGGGGGATTGCGATGGTTTTTCAGAATTATGCGCTTTATCCGCATATGACGGCCTATCAAAATATGGCTTTTGGCCTGAAGCAGCTCAAATTATCATCTGTAGACATTAAAGAAAGAATTAATAAAGTTGCTGAAACACTCGATATTGCTCATTTACTTCAACATAAACCATCTCAGATGTCAGGAGGACAGCGTCAGCGGGTGGCCTTGGGACGGGCTATCGTACGAAAACCAGATGTGTTTTTGTTTGATGAGCCATTATCAAATTTAGATGCGAAGTTACGTGTTTCAACTCGCATCGGCATTGCTAAATTGCATCAGGAACTTAAAGCGAATGGTCAACAGGCGACAATGATCTATGTAACGCATGATCAGGTTGAAGCGATGACTCTGGGCGATCGGATTTGTGTTTTAGACCAGGGGCGGATTATGCAGGTCGATACACCGATGAATCTGTATCGTTACCCTGCGAATAAATTTGTGGCGGGTTTTATTGGTTCTCCCGGAATGAATTTTTTCTCTGGCGTTTTAGAGTGCTCAGATGGCATATGGTTTGTGGTGATAGGGGCGTATCGGCTGAAATTACCACTTCATGTCATGCGTCGTTTGAATGGTCAGGCAGGCCAGCCGATCTGGTTTGGCATTCGTCCTGAACATATTTGTATCGCTCCATCCGGGCAAAATGACATGGAGACCTGTATAGATGTTGTTACGGTTGATGTTGTCGAAGCCATGGGAAATGAACAGTATATCTATTTTAAATGGCAAGGCTCTTCGTGGATTGCCCGGGCGAACGTTGGAGAAAATTTAATTGGAGTGGGCAGTCAGGTTGCCATTCATTTTGAAATGAAGCATGTACAAATTTTTGATCAGGCCAGCGAATTGTCGTTATTAGAGTCAACCATTTAA
- the ngcF gene encoding Diacetylchitobiose uptake system permease protein NgcF encodes MLLSVAVRNRLNLILFTAPLLVPLFVFWLIPFGLSIFISFTDWDYISPSYDWVGWDNYHYMLSNSEFLQALNNTFVFAASVVLPTVAIGLGLALLLQRRFAGSHFFRAVIFSPWITPTVAVSIVWSWVFDKHGLINQILGIFQVSSIGWFSHGNTAMFVVVLVTIWQSVGWTMLFFISALNKIPLSIYEATLIDGCSPWRRFFRIILPLISPTTFFLIIVNMINAVQAFDQFQILTQGGPGGETRTLLYWFYQQAFQQYDMGPATATSVIIFVITAILTAINSWMGKRWVYY; translated from the coding sequence ATGCTTTTATCAGTTGCAGTTCGAAATCGGCTCAATTTAATTTTATTCACAGCGCCATTGCTTGTTCCGCTATTTGTCTTTTGGTTAATTCCATTTGGCCTGAGTATTTTTATCAGCTTTACGGACTGGGACTACATTTCGCCTTCCTATGATTGGGTCGGGTGGGATAATTACCATTATATGCTGAGTAATAGTGAATTTTTGCAAGCGCTGAATAATACATTTGTATTTGCAGCCAGTGTCGTTTTGCCCACAGTTGCTATTGGGCTTGGCCTTGCTTTGTTATTGCAACGACGCTTTGCCGGTAGTCATTTCTTCCGGGCCGTTATTTTTTCCCCCTGGATAACGCCAACGGTTGCTGTTTCCATTGTCTGGTCTTGGGTTTTTGATAAACACGGGCTGATTAATCAGATCCTTGGTATTTTTCAGGTGAGTTCTATTGGTTGGTTTTCGCATGGAAATACGGCGATGTTTGTCGTCGTGCTTGTCACGATTTGGCAATCGGTTGGCTGGACTATGCTTTTTTTTATCAGTGCGTTAAATAAGATCCCACTTAGCATTTATGAAGCTACATTAATCGATGGATGTTCACCATGGCGCCGGTTTTTCAGGATCATATTACCTCTTATTTCACCCACCACGTTTTTCTTAATCATCGTGAACATGATTAATGCCGTACAGGCGTTTGACCAATTTCAGATCTTGACTCAGGGAGGACCAGGTGGCGAGACCAGAACATTACTCTATTGGTTTTATCAGCAGGCATTCCAGCAATACGATATGGGGCCCGCTACTGCGACTTCCGTCATTATTTTTGTGATTACTGCAATTCTGACTGCCATCAATAGTTGGATGGGTAAACGTTGGGTTTATTACTGA
- the ugpB_3 gene encoding sn-glycerol-3-phosphate-binding periplasmic protein UgpB, giving the protein MMKRNKIAWIGLSLISSSVLLSQAVQAQTNVMFWYSGGTKPQKMMTRLIKAFNAKQNQYKVIASLQGNYQETYQKLQAGLASGTAPALALLSGSQAKLVAERHLVQDLRPFIKPSFHFSDFVGAFRKQVTASDGVITGLPAYGTTQIFYYNKKSLAAHGFTVKDLSTWQGVARVAKAVTRKNSQGRVTYCGWEPMWGADNLIDAAYSNGGRIISPDGKKIMFDSPKWVAVWDSFRKWIHEDKTMCIHYGGQGWEYWYKTIDDVMKNRALGYTGSSGDQGDLDFSRIGATTQPGWGAHSAAPEAGAQVLIMPKGTTGKAAEGAFAFMKFYTNAKNTAAWSMYTGYIPVRKSAEQDPDYKAYVKDHPQALVPLEQTAFATPTFVDPTKGKILDALKIAADQVEIQNIPAAKALKQAAKRAQRALDRANRHHS; this is encoded by the coding sequence ATGATGAAACGAAATAAAATTGCCTGGATTGGTCTTTCGCTAATCTCGTCGTCAGTATTGTTGAGTCAGGCTGTTCAGGCTCAAACGAATGTCATGTTTTGGTATTCGGGAGGAACGAAACCTCAGAAGATGATGACACGCCTGATTAAAGCGTTTAATGCTAAACAGAATCAATACAAAGTGATTGCTTCTTTGCAGGGAAATTATCAGGAAACCTATCAAAAGCTACAGGCTGGATTAGCTTCTGGTACGGCCCCTGCGCTAGCGTTACTTTCGGGGAGCCAGGCAAAACTAGTTGCAGAGCGTCATCTGGTTCAGGATCTTCGGCCATTTATCAAGCCATCGTTCCATTTTTCAGATTTTGTCGGTGCATTTCGTAAGCAGGTAACGGCCAGTGATGGTGTTATTACCGGATTACCCGCTTACGGGACAACTCAGATCTTCTATTACAATAAAAAATCTTTGGCAGCTCATGGTTTTACCGTAAAGGATTTGTCAACCTGGCAGGGCGTTGCACGCGTTGCCAAAGCCGTGACTCGGAAAAATAGCCAGGGACGCGTGACCTATTGTGGCTGGGAACCCATGTGGGGGGCAGACAACTTGATTGATGCTGCATATTCGAATGGTGGACGAATTATCAGCCCGGATGGTAAAAAAATTATGTTCGATTCGCCTAAATGGGTTGCGGTATGGGATAGTTTTCGCAAATGGATCCATGAAGATAAAACAATGTGTATCCATTATGGTGGTCAGGGATGGGAATATTGGTATAAAACAATTGATGACGTGATGAAAAACCGGGCTCTGGGTTATACAGGCTCGTCAGGCGATCAGGGCGATTTAGATTTTTCTCGTATTGGCGCTACGACGCAACCTGGCTGGGGGGCTCATTCGGCAGCACCAGAAGCTGGTGCACAGGTGCTCATCATGCCTAAAGGTACAACAGGAAAAGCTGCAGAAGGTGCGTTTGCCTTTATGAAATTCTATACCAATGCCAAAAACACGGCGGCATGGTCTATGTATACCGGATATATTCCCGTTCGCAAAAGTGCCGAGCAAGATCCAGATTATAAAGCGTACGTGAAAGATCATCCGCAAGCGCTAGTTCCGCTTGAACAAACTGCCTTTGCGACTCCGACCTTTGTTGATCCAACTAAGGGTAAGATCCTTGATGCACTAAAAATTGCAGCTGATCAGGTGGAGATTCAGAATATTCCAGCGGCTAAGGCTTTAAAACAGGCTGCCAAAAGGGCCCAGAGGGCACTGGATCGGGCGAATCGTCATCATTCTTAA